The Impatiens glandulifera chromosome 8, dImpGla2.1, whole genome shotgun sequence genome includes a window with the following:
- the LOC124911396 gene encoding pentatricopeptide repeat-containing protein At2g03380, mitochondrial: MKMIRLLPRCRLQFDTSRTLSSVTRLPQHAEVDQNMASFYSISSNPFFSLLGICPNASSLKKIHSALIIHGFSSNILFQTKLLSLYGSFGHIKDARVVFDSLPEPDFYSYKVMMRWYFLHEMHSQLIELYGCLRERHTEFDNVLFSVLLKACSELCDVDMGRKTHGEIVKAGNPDSFVLTGLVDMYSKCGLLELARRVFDETVDKNVVSWTSLISGYVQNDLAEEGLMLFNRMRDEAIEINDFTLGSLATACTKLTSLHQGKWIHGFLIKKGMALNSFLLTTLVDMYVKCRKLEDARQVFDELPTVDLVSWTAMIAGYTQNGHPYDALKLFTYHKGILPNSFTVSTILSACGQCVNLSLGRSIHSVEIKLAFDDDQMVVNALVDMYAKCHMIGDARLVFDTVTCNNKKNLITWNTMISGYYLNGYHYEAVRLFNEMRRSEKLSPDAVSLVTLMSCFASIGALELGSSVHGYSIKEGLSWSNVYIGTALVNLYAKCGDAGSARVVFEGMEEKNAITWSSMIGGCGMQGDAVGSLSLYSDYLSLEDNLEANDAILTTVLSACSHTGRVGQGLEYFDSIIVPSEKHFVCVVDGLARTGRLEEAWDFMERSGWGGISVLAAFLHGCCLYSRFDLGKEAATRMVELRPEEASYYVLLSNFYTRCGDLNKANEVRDLMKKHRFSKSPGCSQVEMDAFYPPKSSSSRLQVAAK, from the coding sequence ATGAAAATGATTCGGCTCCTTCCAAGGTGTCGCCTCCAATTCGATACAAGTAGAACCCTGTCTTCTGTTACACGGTTGCCTCAACATGCTGAAGTTGATCAGAACATGGCTTCATTCTATTCCATATCTTCCAATCCGTTCTTCTCCCTTCTCGGCATCTGCCCAAACGCCTCCTCTCTCAAGAAAATCCATTCCGCTCTTATAATACATGGGTTTTCCAGCAACATTCTCTTTCAGACCAAGCTGCTTAGCCTATATGGTTCTTTCGGCCACATCAAAGATGCACGAGTGGTGTTCGACAGTTTGCCTGAACCGGATTTTTACTCGTACAAGGTAATGATGAGATGGTATTTCTTGCATGAGATGCACTCGCAGCTTATTGAACTCTACGGGTGTTTGAGGGAACGCCacacagaatttgataacgtcCTCTTCTCCGTGTTGTTGAAAGCCTGCAGCGAACTGTGTGATGTCGATATGGGGAGGAAGACGCACGGAGAAATAGTGAAAGCCGGGAATCCTGATAGCTTCGTGTTGACAGGTCTCGTTGATATGTATTCAAAATGCGGATTGCTAGAGCTTGCTCGTCGGGTATTTGATGAAACAGTGGATAAAAATGTAGTTTCATGGACATCATTGATTTCTGGTTACGTCCAAAACGATTTAGCAGAAGAAGGTCTGATGTTGTTCAATCGGATGAGAGATGAGGCGATTGAAATCAATGATTTTACATTAGGGAGTCTAGCTACGGCATGCACAAAGTTGACTTCTTTACATCAAGGGAAATGGATTCATGGCTTCCTCATTAAGAAAGGAATGGCTCTGAATTCTTTCCTTCTTACAACCCTTGTTGACATGTACGTCAAGTGTCGAAAACTTGAGGACGCCCGACAGGTATTCGATGAGCTTCCTACAGTCGACCTTGTCTCTTGGACGGCTATGATTGCTGGATACACACAGAATGGTCATCCCTACGATGCATTGAAGTTATTTACGTATCATAAGGGGATTCTACCCAATTCCTTTACAGTTTCAACCATTTTATCGGCCTGTGGTCAATGCGTTAATCTGTCGCTAGGCAGATCGATCCACTCCGTCGAAATTAAACTTGCCTTTGACGACGATCAAATGGTGGTTAACGCTCTTGTCGACATGTACGCAAAATGTCACATGATTGGAGACGCCCGTCTCGTATTCGATACGGTTACTTGTAATAACAAGAAGAATCTGATTACATGGAACACAATGATTTCTGGGTATTACCTAAACGGTTATCACTACGAGGCGGTGAGATTATTCAATGAAATGAGACGGTCGGAAAAGCTGTCGCCGGATGCTGTAAGCCTCGTGACGCTCATGTCGTGTTTCGCTTCGATCGGAGCACTAGAGCTGGGCTCTTCAGTCCATGGCTATTCGATAAAAGAAGGCTTGTCTTGGTCAAATGTTTATATAGGGACCGCGCTGGTAAACCTATACGCGAAATGCGGTGATGCGGGGTCTGCTCGCGTGGTGTTCGAGGGCATGGAAGAGAAAAACGCCATCACGTGGAGCTCGATGATCGGAGGGTGTGGAATGCAAGGAGACGCGGTTGGGTCGTTGTCACTTTATAGTGATTATTTGTCGTTGGAAGATAATTTGGAGGCTAACGACGCTATTTTGACGACAGTTTTGTCTGCTTGTAGTCATACAGGAAGAGTAGGACAAGGGTTGGAATATTTCGATTCGATAATCGTTCCTTCTGAAAAGCATTTCGTTTGCGTCGTGGATGGGTTGGCTCGGACGGGGAGGCTTGAAGAAGCTTGGGATTTTATGGAAAGGAGTGGATGGGGCGGGATTAGTGTGCTTGCGGCGTTTCTTCACGGATGTTGTTTATATTCACGGTTTGACCTTGGGAAAGAAGCGGCCACGAGAATGGTGGAGTTGCGGCCAGAAGAAGCTTCTTATTATGTGTTGTTGTCAAACTTTTATACACGGTGTGGGGATTTGAACAAGGCTAATGAGGTGAGAGACCTTATGAAGAAACACAGATTTAGTAAATCTCCTGGTTGCAGCCAAGTAGAGATGGACGCTTTTTACCCACCAAAGAGCAGCAGCAGTCGTCTTCAGGTTGCAGCCAAGTAG
- the LOC124911397 gene encoding probable leucine-rich repeat receptor-like protein kinase At1g35710, whose product MASHRPVTAFSVICLLPLLFSVLVHCKTLKRDVKSLNEIKASLGWRVVYSWVGDDPCGDGDFPPWSGVKCSTQGDYRVVTELEVYAVSIVGPFPVAVTNLLDLTRLDLHNNKLTGPIPPQIGRLKRLKILNLRWNKLQDVIPAEIGELKSLTHLYLSFNNFKGEIPKELANLPELRYLYLHENRFTGRVPPDLGTLQHLRHLDVGNNHLVGTIRELIRIDGCFPVLRNLYLNNNYLTGGIPTQIANLTNLEILHLSYNKMSGVIPSGLAHIPRLTYLYLDHNQFSGRIPDAFYKHPLLKEMYIEGNAFRPGVNPIGVHKVLDVSDMDFLF is encoded by the exons ATGGCGTCTCATCGTCCGGTTACTGCATTCTCAGTGATCTGCTTACTGCCTCTGCTTTTCAGCGTCCTTGTCCATTGCAAAACTCTCAAGAGAGACG TGAAATCGTTGAACGAAATTAAAGCTTCTTTGGGGTGGAGGGTGGTATATTCATGGGTAGGTGATGACCCATGTGGAGACGGTGATTTTCCACCATGGTCTGGAGTTAAATGTTCTACTCAGGGAGATTATAGAGTTGTCACAGAATT AGAAGTTTATGCTGTATCTATTGTGGGTCCTTTCCCAGTTGCTGTGACAAATCTATTGGACCTTACTAGACT GGATCTTCATAACAACAAATTAACTGGACCAATTCCTCCACAAATTGGGCGTTTGAAGCGTCTTAAGATACT CAATTTGAGGTGGAATAAACTGCAAGATGTTATTCCTGCCGAAATAGGTGAACTGAAGAGCCTAACTCATCT ATATTTGAGCTTCAATAACTTTAAAGGAGAAATACCTAAAGAGCTAGCAAACCTTCCTGAGCTACGTTATCTCTATCTTCATGAAAATCGCTTCACTGGACGAGTTCCACCAGATTTGGGGACTTTGCAACATCTCAGGCACTT GGATGTCGGAAACAACCATTTGGTAGGAACCATAAGGGAACTCATACGCATTGATGGATGCTTTCCTGTGCTGCGTAACCT TTATCTGAATAATAATTATCTTACTGGTGGAATCCCAACCCAGATAgcaaatttaacaaatttagaGATCTT GCATTTATCCTACAATAAGATGTCTGGTGTAATACCATCTGGACTTGCTCATATCCCCAGATTGACATATCT GTATCTTGATCACAACCAGTTCAGTGGGAGAATTCCTGATGCGTTTTACAAGCATCCGCTCTTGAAGGAAAT GTATATTGAAGGAAATGCTTTCCGGCCTGGTGTAAACCCAATTGGTGTACACAAGGTTCTTGATGTTTCTGACATGGATTTCCTGTTCTAG
- the LOC124913383 gene encoding uncharacterized protein LOC124913383: MDGEEAFLCGQNRIGGEHCCGIDWLLVSIDCPPKEVKAAGVRRLSGISLRNCVEWNKVVTYKHLLAIQGKQESLWVKWVHSRFMKNEPSIWTSKVKDGMAWSVKKIIKLKNSVASIFDIRLGDGRGTLFWHDLWFESRPLIDREEFRGRRIRRDCATATADVHLWNAEEYGKLKSNKIWNVIRERGQVVNWADLVWSSKVIPRYRFILWLTFRRRLNTRDRIQAYIDIPDVSCLHCDGNVEMIDHLLGGCPFTRHVWNKFTSAMSILSFPESWEEIIATAQDRTKANKFPANAFKCSFASIVYHVWAERNARVFGRVRRSVDQVWSDIVFHCGALMRTWRRIPKGEHEWNFCRDCKISYEEVTSFKKFKVR; encoded by the exons ATGGACGGTGAAGAAGCTTTCTTATGCGGGCAGAATCGAATTGGTGGGGAGCATTGTTGTGGGATTGATTGGCTATTGGTCTCAATAGATTGTCCTCCCAAAGAAG TCAAGGCCGCGGGAGTAAGAAGGTTAAGTGGAATTAGTTTGAGGAATTGCGTGGAGTGGAACAAAGTTGTCACATATAAGCACTTATTGGCGATCCAAGGAAAGCAAGAGTCGTTGTGGGTTAAGTGGGTTCACTCTAGGTTCATGAAAAACGAACCTAGTATATGGACAAGCAAAGTGAAGGATGGCATGGCATGGTCTGTAAAGaagattataaaattgaaaaatagcGTTGCTTCAATCTTTGACATTCGACTTGGGGATGGACGGGGTACTCTCTTTTGGCATGATCTGTGGTTTGAGAGCCGACCACTTATTGATAGAGAAGAGTTCCGAGGGAGGAGAATTAGGAGAGACTGTGCGACTGCCACG GCTGATGTTCATTTGTGGAATGCCGAAGAGTATGGAAAGTTAAAGTCTAACAAGATTTGGAATGTTATAAGGGAAAGAGGTCAAGTTGTTAATTGGGCAGATCTTGTTTGGTCTTCTAAAGTCATCCCAAGGTATCGTTTCATTCTTTGGTTGACTTTTCGTAGAAGACTTAACACTCGGGATCGAATTCAAGCTTACATTGACATTCCGGATGTTAGTTGCTTACATTGTGATGGAAATGTAGAGATGATTGATCACTTACTCGGGGGCTGTCCGTTTACAAGGCATGTGTGGAATAAGTTCACTTCGGCGATGTCTATTTTGAGCTTTCCGGAGTCGTGGGAGGAGATTATAGCTACTGCCCAAGATAGAACTAAGGCAAACAAATTTCCAGCAAACGCTTTTAAGTGCAGTTTTGCCTCTATCGTGTATCATGTTTGGGCCGAAAGAAACGCACGAGTGTTTGGAAGAGTGCGACGAAGTGTTGACCAAGTTTGGAGTGATATTGTCTTTCATTGCGGGGCACTTATGAGGACATGGAGGAGGATCCCTAAAGGCGAACACGAATGGAATTTTTGTCGGGATTGTAAGATATCATACGAGGAAGTcacttcttttaaaaaatttaaagtgagATAA